From the genome of Emys orbicularis isolate rEmyOrb1 chromosome 17, rEmyOrb1.hap1, whole genome shotgun sequence, one region includes:
- the EMC6 gene encoding ER membrane protein complex subunit 6, translated as MATMVAKREGPQFISEGAVRGNAAILDYCRTSVSALSGATAGILGLTGLHGFIFYFLASVLLSVLLVLKAGRRWNKYFKSRRPLFTGGLIGGLFTYVLFWTFLYGMVHVY; from the coding sequence ATGGCTACAATGGTGGCTAAGCGAGAAGGGCCTCAGTTCATCAGCGAAGGAGCAGTCCGAGGGAATGCAGCCATTCTGGATTATTGCAGGACATCCGTTTCTGCCTTGTCAGGAGCAACAGCAGGAATTCTTGGCCTGACTGGTTTACATGGCTTCATCTTCTACTTCTTGGCTTCTGTCCTTCTCTCAGTGCTTTTGGTATTAAAAGCTGGACGGCGGTGGAATAAGTACTTTAAATCCCGAAGGCCACTTTTCACTGGGGGGCTTATCGGAGGCCTCTTCACGTATGTCCTCTTCTGGACTTTCCTCTATGGCATGGTGCATGTCTACTAA